The Gordonia mangrovi genome includes the window AGATCGCGCAGGTGGTCCCCGCGCCGGTATCCGTCCGGCCGCTGGGCGCCGTCTCGCGTGGGCATGCCCGACTCCACCACGTACAGCGGCATGTCCGGATAGCGCCGCGCGTAGTCACGCAGCGCGTAGTAGAGGCCGTCGGCGGCAACCGGCGCCAGCCACTGCTCGTCGGTCGCCGCGTGCCAGGCGTTGGTGTTCCCCGGCGACACCGAGTAGTAGTAATCGATTCCGATGAAGTCGAGACTGTCGGCGACCCGATCGAGGAACCGGGTGTCGAGGAGCGGCTCGACCGTGGGGATGTAGGCCACGTTGGACGACACCATGGCCGCCGGATCGCGTCGGTGAATGTGTCGGTAGATCGCCCGGTGCACGGTCACGAGGCGGTCCACCATCGCCGGTACCGCTGCCGGCGAGATGGCCCCGAGCCTGATCTCGTTGGTGGCGTAGGTGAAGGGCTCGTTGATGGTGATCCAGTATGGATGGAACCGCGCATAGCGATCCACCACGCGGCGTGCGTTGCGCAACCAGCGTGCGGGTGTGGCCGGATCGGCCCAGCCGCCCCGATCGGCGATCCAGCCGGGGTAGACCCAGTGGTCCAGCGTGATCATCGGTCGCATGCCGGCCGCGACGATCGTGGCGATGACGTCGTCGTAGTAGGTCAGTTCGCCATGGTCGATCACGCCCGGTCTCGGTTCGATGCGGGCCCACTCGACCCCGACCCGATACACCCCCACGCCGAGACGTGCCGCGCGCGCGATGTCGTCGCGGTAGCGATGCCGGAAGTCCACGGAGGTCCCGACGCGGTCGTGCGTGCGGCCCGACATCGCGTACCGCCGCCAGTTGCTGTCAGGCGATGATCCCTCGCTCTGAAACCCGCTCGACGACACACCCCAGACGAAATCACCCGGCAGCGGCGTCGGCGCGGGACCGGCACCGGCGGGCGCGGCCACCGAGGTGGCGAGCACCACCACGATCGCCGGGACGACCGCGGCCAACCACGTGACGCGTCGCGCGCCGGGTAACTGTATGCCTCCGAGCACGAGCCAAGGATTCCAGATATGGCGCTCGTGGGAGCCGTATTCTGTGGCGATGCACGACCACCGACGTCGCTGCGACCCGGGTCGACCGGATGTCCTGGCCGCTCTGCGCCCGTCTCGATGCGTCGGTCGTGCACTACCGTCCGGGCGGCGGCACGCATCGCTGGCCGTCGCCGATCCCCTGCCACCCGACCGGCAGTCTCGGCGACACCGTGTCTGCCACCGAGCTGATCTGGCAGTTCTTTGTCACCCATCCGCGGTTCGGGTCGTCGTGAGCGGCGCGGTGAGATGTCTAGCCTGGAGTGATGAGCACTGATCTCCCGACCGTCGAGTTGTCCACCGGCACGCTGATTCCGCAACTCGGACTCGGCGTGTGGCAGGCCGACGACGCGGACACCGAGCACGCGGTCCAGTTCGCCATCGGTGCGGCCGGCTACCGTCACATCGACACTGCCGCCGCCTACGGCAACGAGGCCGCGGTCGGGCGGGGCATCGTCACGTCCGGCGTGGACAGGTCCGAGGTGTTCGTCACCACGAAGCTCTGGAACGCCGACCACGGTCGGGACCGAGCCCATGCGGCGATCGACGCCAGCTTGGCGCGTCTCGGACTCGATCACGTCGACCTGTATCTGATTCATTGGCCCCTGCAGAACACCGACCGGTTGATCGAGACCTGGCGTGCGATGGCCGAGATCCGCGATGTCGGCAAGGCATCGGCGATCGGTGTATCGAACTTCGAACCGCACCACCTCGACACCATCGTCGACGCCACCGGTGAGGTGCCCGCGGTCAACCAGGTCGAGTTGCATCCGCGACTGGGCCAGACCGCTGTGCGCGAGTACTGCACTTCGCGCGGCATCGCCGTCGAGGCGTGGAGCCCGCTGGGCGGCAGCGGCGCCGGGTGGGGTGCCGACTCATCGCCGAACACCCTGCTGACCGACCCCACGTTGACCCGCATCGGCGAACGGTATGACCGCTCGGCGGCGCAGGTGATGGTCCGCTGGCATTTGCAGAACGGCGTGATCGCGATCCCGAAGTCCGTGCACGACAAGCGCATCGCACAAAACATTGACGTCCTCGACTTCGAGTTGGACACCGATGACCTGGCCGCGATCGCCGCGCTGGACACCGGCGAGCGGGTCGGGGCGCATCCGGACGCGCTCGATCTCGGCGCTCGTGAGTAGCCCCGACCCACTCTCGTCGGCGTGCGCTGACGCCGCACACGTCAATCCACCGGCACGCACACGATGGTGATGCACACCGTCTTCGGAGCATCGGGAATCGGGAAGATCGGCACCAGCGGAACCGGCAGCAACGGCACCGGAAGCAACGGCACGGGCAGGAGCGGAACCGGGATGTCGGGTACTTCGATCGTTGCCGCATCGTGCGGATCGGCGACCGGCGCCGCCGATGCGGCGGGCGCGAAGGCGAATGCTGCTGTCGCTCCGAGCGCGACTCCGACGGCCAACTTCTTGAGGTGGGTGGTCATGATTGTTCTCCTGTGGAATTACTCGAGAAATCAGACCGCTGATTGTTGGCCGTGCAGAGTCAAAAAGAGCTGACTGATCATTTCGTTACTGACACAAAGCAATTGGTCCACCTGACCCAGATTCGACCGTTGGTCGTTCCGGACCCGGCTCCGAGTCGATTTTCGCACAGGCTCATCGCGATATCGAGAGAATCGTCATTCGACAGACGGAACCGACACCCCGAAAAGCTTGGGACACCAGTTGCCCAATGCGGTCAACACCTGTCCGCAGGAAGCGGCACTATGGTCGCATGCTGGAAACATCCGCTCGACTGCTGGCGCTGCTGAGTCTGCTGCAGACCCGCCGCGAGTGGTCGGGTACCGAACTGGCCGAACGCCTGAACATCACCACCCGCACCGTACGGCGCGACATCGACAAACTCCGCGAACTCGGCTACCCGGTCGATGCCACCGTCGGTGTCGGCGGTGGTTACCGGCTCGGCGCCGGCGCCGAGATGCCACCGCTGCTGCTCGACGATCAGGAGGTGCTCGCGGTGGCGCTCGGTCTCAACGAGATCACCACCGGGTCGGTGAGCGACATGGCCGAGGCGTCGGCGGGCGCACTCACCAAACTGCGCCAGGTGATGCCGTCGCGGCTGCGCCACCGGCTCGATGCGCTCACCATGGAGGCCGTGCCACGCGAGACCCGATATCCCGTCTCCGGCGAGACCCTCACCGAGATCGCCACGGCGTGCCACCGTGCCGAGCGCCTGCGCTTCGACTACCGGCGCAGCGACGGCACCGAGAGTCGTCGCGAGATCGAGCCGTACCGGTTGGTGCGCAGCGGATTGCGGTGGTACCTGATCGGATGGGATCTGCGGCGCGAGGACTGGCGATCGTTCCGCGTCGATCGGATGGACCCGAAGACCCCGACGGGCCCGCGGTTCACCCCACGCGAGCTGCCCGAGGGAGGCGCCTCGGGGTATCTCGCCCGCAGCCTCGGCGCGGTCTATCGCCGCGCCTCGGCCCGCGTGCGGATCCACGCGCCACTGGAGACCGTTGCCGCCATGGTGCACGACGAGTGGGGCACCATCGAGGCGAGCGACGAGAACAGCTGCGAATTGGTGCTTGTCAGCACGTCACTGGTGAACATCGCGCGCTGGCTCCGCGCTTTCGACGCAGACTTCACCATCCTCGAGCCGCGCGAACTCGTCGACGAATGCCGCGCGGTGGCCCGCTATCACGACGACGTCGCCATCCGGTATCGGCGGGCGGCCGACGCCGCCGAGGCGTCATGATCACCGCTGATCGACCGGGGGTGCTGGAGCGGACCACCGACCGGTTGCGCGCAGCCGGGTGTGTGTTCGCCGAAGAGGAAGCACAACTGATGCTGACCCACGCGACGGACGAGCGCGAACTGGCCGGATGGCTGGCACGTCGCGTGACCGGAGAACCACTCGAGGTGGTCCTCGGCCGCATGACCTTCTGCGGCCTGACCGTTCTGGTCGACACCGGGGTGTTCGTCCCGCGCCGGCGCACCGAGTGGCTGGTCCGGCAAACCGTTGCGGTCACCCGGCCCGGATCGGTGGTGGTGGACCTGTGCTGTGGGACCGGCGCGATCGGGCTCGTCGTGTCCCGCGACGTCCCCGACATCCGGTTGTATGCCTGCGACATCGACCCGGTCGCCGTGCGGTGCGCGACCCGCAACATCGGCCCCCTCGGTGGCCAGACCTTCTGTGGCGACCTGTTCGATCCACTGCCGGATGCGTTGCGCGGCAGCGTCGACAGCATCGTCGTCAACGCCCCGTATGTGCCGACCGCGGACGTCGCGAAGATGCCGTCGGAAGCGCGCGACCACGAGCCACGACACACACTCGACGGCGGCGCCGACGGTGTCGAATATCACCGCCGGATCGGCGCCGCAGCCGGCGCTTGGCTGCGGCCCGGCGGCCATGTCCTTCTCGAGACGGGTGCGGCGCAGGCGGCATTGACAGCCGAGGCGCTCTCCGAGCATGGTCTGCTCACCTCGGTGGCGTCATCGGAGGAGTTGTCCGCGACGGTGGTGACAGGGCGACAGCGAGGCCGATGAACGCACAACGCCCCGGCCGCGGGTGAGCGGTCGGGGCGCGTGAGCTGTCTGCACCACCCCCGGAGTCCCCGGATCGGGGATGTCGACGAAGGTGGTGCGTCCTCGGGATCGCCCGGGGAAGGGCAACAATCGATCCGTCGGCGCCCTCGAGGCTACCGCCCGACCGGCACCCGCCGGACAGCGCCGGATGAACAGTCGGTGAAGCACCTCGTCATGTGCGCGAACGCGTTTCCCGCTGACCAGGCGCGGACCCACGCGCACGCACCGTGGTCCTCCCGCGACCTGTCGGCGCGCCATGTCATCCTGGGGATGAACCACCCATAGCACGAGAGACCGATGCCGAAGACCGCGCCGATCAGACGACGAAGCCTGCTGTTGCTCGGTGTGCTGATCGCTGCGGTGGCCGGACTCGTCGCGGTCGGTGCGATGTCCGATCCGTCAGACGGGAGCGACCGGGTCGCGGCCACCCCTACGACCGTGTCCGGTCCGTCGACGCGTCCCCCCGCCCTGTCGACCTCCACCGCCCCGGATTCGACGGAAGCGACCACCGGTCCGTCGGCCTCGGCCCGGCGCGCCATCGCCACTCTGGAGACCCTGGCCGTCAAAGGCCGGGCCCCCAGGACCGGGTATGAGCGCGAGCAGTTCGGGCAGGCATGGTCGGACGACGTGACCGTGGCCGACGGTCACAACGGCTGCGACACCCGCAACGACATCCTGCGCCGCGACCTCACCGACATCGCGCTGAAAACCGGCACGCGCGACTGCGTCGTCGCATCGGGCATGCTCGACGACCTGTACACCGGACAGCGGATCTCGTTCGTGCGCGGCGAGCAGACCTCGGCGCAGGTCCAGATCGACCACGTCGTCGCGCTGTCGGACGCATGGCAGAAGGGTGCCCAGCAACTCAGTGCCGAACAGCGGCGCGACTTCGCCAACGACCCCCGCAACCTCCAGGCCGTGGCAGGCGCGGCGAACCAGCGCAAGGGCGACGGCGATGCCGCCACCTGGCTCCCCCCGAACAAGACCTACCGATGCACCTATGTGTCCCGCCAGATCGCCGTGAAGGCGTTGTATCACCTCTGGGTGACGCAAGCGGAGAAGGATGCGATGACGCGGGTTCTCACGGAGTGCGCCGGGACCACGGCCTCGACGCCTGCCACCACAACCGCCTCGACGCCGCCGGTGACGACGGCCGACCCGTCCGGCTACTACCCGAGTTGCGCCGCTGCACGCGCAGCGGGCGCCGCGCCGCTATTTGTGGGTCAGCCGGGTTACCGCACCGGACTCGACGGCGACGGCGTCGCGTGTGAATGAGCGGCGATCAACGGTGCGCGCAAAGGGATTCGAACCCCTGACCGCTGGTGTGTAAGACCAGAGCTCTACCGCTGAGCTATACGCGCGAGTGACGATCCGGCGAGAAGACCCACCGGCGGACACCAACTCATGAATGTAATGGGTATCGCGCCAGAGCCCAAACCGGCCGGCTGGTCACCGGGGTGACCGCGCGGCACCGTTCTCGCCGGCGGCGAGCAGCGCCTCGTCCCACAGCGACGCATCCCGCGCCTGTCCCGGCTCCAGCATGTTGCTGAACCGGATGACGCCGTCCCTGTCCACCAGGAACGTGGCCCGATTCGCATACCCGGACACCTCGTTGAAGGCCCCGTACGTCCGGGCCACCTCACCATGCGGCCAGAAGTCCGCGAGGAGGGGGAACAGGAATCCCTGCGCCGACGCCCACACCTTGTGGGTCGGCGGCGGCCCCACCGAGATCGCCACGGTCCGCAACCCGTCACGCACGAAGCTGGGCTCGTGATCGCGGATGTAGCCGAGTTCGCCCTGACACGTGCCGGTGAACGCCAGGGGGAAGAACACCAGCAGCACCTGCCCGTCGGCGCGCAGCGCCGACAGCGAGACCCGTTGATTGTTCTGATCACGCAATTCGAAGTCGGGCGCCGTGTCACCGACGGCCAGCAGCGACGACGACTGTTCGGCGACCTCGCCGCTCATGCGCGCTTGCGGGACTTGGGCTGCACCAGCCGCGATCCCGACCATCTCCCCAGACTGAGCACATTGGTCTGGGTCAATCCCGCGGTCGGCGCCGACTCGGCGATCTCACTCGGATCGACGTGCCCATCGGTGCCGGTCTTCGGGGAGAACACCCAGACATATCCGTCGTCGGCGAGGGGTCCGATCGCATCCATCAACGCGTCGACGAGATCCCCGTCGCCGTCCCGCCACCAGAGGACGACGACGTCGATGACCTCCTGGGCGTCCTCGTCGAGCATCTCTTCACCGATGACATCTTCGATGTCGGCGCGCAACTCGTCGTCGGTGTCCTCATCCCAACCGAGCTCCTGCACCACCATGCCAGACGTGAATCCGAGCTTGTGGGCGCTATTGTCCCCAGCGCTACTGGACTCTGTGGCGGCTACCACCGCGTGCGACCTCCCTGCCAATGGGTATTCGACTGTCAGCTTAGGGAACAGCCTAAATGCTCGGGGTGCAACCCGAACAGGGGCATGTGGACACCGTCATCATCGGTTGTCATGGCGTCGCGGGGGCCGAGGGCCCGGCCGGGGCGGTCGGCGTGGTCGTCTGCGGGCCACCGGACCCGGCCGATCCCGGGACCGGCGCGGGGGACGCGTCCGAGGTCGGCGGCAACGGCAGGAACTGCGCACACCGATCCAGCACGGCCTTCTTGTCCCGCGTCCACTCCGTCGCTATCGGGTTGAGTCCGGTCAACCGTCGTGCGGCGATCGCGTCGCCGAGCCGTTCGGTGGAATCGAGGAACTGCTCGGTCGGTTCGGCCACCTCCGTCGGGGTCACCGACGACAGATGAGCCCGGATCACGTCCGAACCGGCGATCAGTCCGGCGCGGGCCCGGTCGTCGAGATCACCGACCCGGTCATAGCTGTGCACTTCACTGAGCCGCTGGACGAATGCGTTGTAGCCGTTCACCATCACCACCATCGACGACATGGCCTCCCGGCACAGGTCCACCGCGTCCTGCCGGATCGACGACGCCACCGACGCCGACAACTCCGCCTGGTAGGCCGCGACCTGCCCCGGAGCCGCCGTCCCCGAGCCGTCGATCGGTTCCGCGCAGCCCGCGGCAACCAGGCCCGCGACGACGACAACGCCGACCGCGGTCGATGACGAGCCCCGCATCGCCCTCCTGACTCATGAGTAACAAACACCGAAACGCTACCGCAGGTCGCGACGGGTGGCAGCCATGCGGTGACAACCTCGCCCACCCAATGCCAACCCTAGTGACATGCGGCACGATAAGAGGGGGACGCCGTCGTCCCGACATCATGGGAGCGGCCCCGTGTCATCGCACGCCGGACACCACCGTGTTCGGCCGACCGAGGGAGTAGGCATCACAGTGACCGAACAGGCAGAGCACACGACGACCAAGGCGACCGGCGCGGACAACGCCAACGGCGATGGTCGCAACCGTGTCCGGGTGATCCGGGAAGGGGTCGCCTCGTACCTGCCCGACATCGACCCCGACGAAACCGCCGAATGGCTCGAGTCGTTCGACGACATGCTCGACAACGCCGGGCCCGGCCGAGCCCGGTATCTGATGCTTCGACTGCTCGAACGTGCCGGCGAGAAGCGGGTGTCCATCCCGTCACTGACCTCCACTGACTACGTCAACACCATCCCGACCGAGAGCGAACCCTGGTTTCCCGGCGACGAGGACGTCGAGCGACGCTTCCGCGCCATGCTGCGGTGGAACGCGGCGATCATGGTTCACCGGGCCCAGCGCCCGGGCGTGGGCGTCGGCGGCCACATCTCGACCTACGCGTCGTCGGCGGCGCTCTACGAGGTCGGGTTCAATCATTTCTTCCGCGGTCTCGAGCATCCCGGCGGCGGCGACCAGATCTTCATCCAGGGCCACGCCTCCCCCGGTATCTACGCGCGCGCCTATCTCGAGGGCCGCATCGACGAACACCGGATGGACGGTTTCCGGCAGGAACACAGCCACGCCGGTGAGGGTGGCGGGCTGCCCTCCTACCCGCACCCGCGGTTGATGCCGGAGTTCTGGCAGTTCCCGACGGTGTCGATGGGCATCGGCCCGATGAACGCCATCTACCAGGCGCGCTTCAATCACTACCTCCATGACCGCGGCATCAAGGACACCTCCGAGCAACACGTCTGGGCATACCTCGGCGACGGCGAGATGGACGAGCCGGAATCGCGCGGTTTCGCCAGCTTCGCCGCAACCGAGGGCCTCGACAACCTGACCTTCGTCATCAACTGCAACCTGCAGCGACTCGACGGCCCGGTGCGCGGCAACGGCAAGATCATCCAGGAGCTCGAGTCGTTCTTCCGCGGTGCCGGGTGGAACGTCATCAAGGTGGTGTGGGGTCGGGAGTGGGATTCGCTGTTCCACGCCGACCGCGACGGCGCGCTGGTCAACCTGATGAACACCACCCCGGACGGCGACTTCCAGACCTACAAGGCCAACGACGGGGCCTTCGTCCGCGAGCACTTCTTCAACCGTGACCCGCGCACCAAGGAACTCGTCAAGAATCTCTCCGACGCCGACATCTGGAACCTCAAGCGCGGCGGACACGACTACCGCAAGATCCACGCCGCCTACGCCTCGGCGATGGCGCACAAGGGTCAGCCGACGGTGATCCTCGCCCACACCATCAAGGGCTACACCCTGGGCAAGCACTTCGAGGGCCGCAACGCGACCCACCAGATGAAGAAGCTGACCCTCGACGACCTGAAAGCCTTCCGCGACTCCACCCGCATGCCGATCAGTGACGAGCAGCTGGAGAAGGATCCGTATCTGCCGCCGTACTACCACCCCGGCATGGACGCCCCGGAGATCCAGTACATGCTGGACCGTCGCAAGCAGCTCGGCGGCTCGCTGCCGGCCCGCCGGACAAGGTCAAAGGCCCTGAAACCCGACGTGAGCCGGGCACTCAAAACCGCCGGCAAGGGCTCGGGCAAGCAACAGGTGGCCACCACCATGGCACTGGTCCGCATCTTCAAGGACCTGCTGCGCGACAAGGAGATCGGCGACCGCATCGTGCCGATCATCCCGGACGAGGCACGTACCTTCGGCATGGACTCGTGGTTCCCGACGCTGAAGATCTACAACCGCAACGGACAGCTGTACACCTCAGTGGATGCGGAGCTGATGCTCGCCTACAAGGAGGCCACCGACGGCCAGATCCTGCACGAGGGCATCAACGAGGCGGGCTCGGCGGCCTCCTTCACCGCGGTCGGCACGTCGTACTCCACCCACGACGAGCCGATGATCCCGCTCTACATCTTCTATTCGATGTTCGGCTTCCAGCGCACCGGCGACAGCTTCTGGGCGGCGGGCGATCAGATGACCCGCGGCTTCGTCATCGGCGCGACCGCGGGCCGAACCACCCTCACCGGTGAGGGCCTGCAGCACGCCGATGGGCACTCTCCGCTGCTGGCCGCGACCAACCCGGCGGTTGTCTCCTACGACCCGGCCTTCGCGTTCGAGCTCGGGCACATCATCGCCGACGGCCTCGAGCGGATGTACGGCGAGAACCCGGAGAACATCTACTACTACCTGACGGTCTACAACGAACCCATCTCGCAGCCGGCGCAGCCGGAGAACCTCGATGTCGCGGGAGTGCTGAAGGGTATCCACCGGTTCCAGCCGGCACCGGACGGCAAGCAGTTCTACGCCAACATCCTCGTGTCGGGGGTCACCATGCCGGATGCCTTGCGTGCGGCCGAGATCCTCGCCGACGAGTGGGACGTGGGCGCCAACGTGTACTCGGTGACCTCGTGGAGTGAATTGGCCCGCGACGGCATCAAGACCGACCGGCTCGGTGTCCGCGAGCCGAACACCGCCCAGCCTCTGCCGTATGTGACCGAGGTTCTCGGTCAGACGGTCGGCCCCACGGTCGCCGTCAGCGACTTCATGCGCGGGGTACAGGAGCAGATCCGCGCCTACGTCCCAGGGACCTACCTGACCCTCGGCACCGACGGGTTCGGCTTTTCCGACACGCGTCCCGCCGCGCGCCGCTTCTTCAACGTCGACGCAGAATCGATCGTGGTCGGGGTGCTCGTCGGCCTGGCGCGCGACAACAACATCCCCTACACGGTCGCCCAGGAAGCCGCCGATCGCTACCAGATCACCGATGTGGCGGCCGCGCCCGAGCAGACCAGCGATCCCGGGGTCGCCTGATCAGCGCGTGGTGGCCCCCGGGCCACGCACCGATCTGCGGATCGGCGCGTGGCCCGGGGGCATAGATTGAACAGGTGACCGATGCTCCGCTGAACCCCGAGCCACCGCCCGCCGACGTGTTCGGTGAGCGGGGAGCGCACGTGCCGGCACCGGCGACGGTGCACGACGCCCTCCCCGACACCCTGCTGCGGCGGGTCAAGCAGTACAGCGGCCGGTTGGCCACCGAGGCCGTGCACTCCATGCAGGAGCAATTGCCCTACTTCGGCGACCTCGACGCCGCCCAGCGCGCCAGTGTGCAGTTGGTGGTGCAGACCGCGGTGGTCAACTTCGTCGAGTGGATTCAGGACCCCGAGGGCAACGTGAAGTTCACGGTGCAGGCCTTCCAGGTGGTCCCACAGGATCTGGCACGCCGGATCACCCTGCTGCAGACCGTCGAGATGGTCCGGGTGGCCATGGAGTTCTTCGAGAAGTGGCTGCCCCTGCTGGCTCGCAACGACGCGCAGCTACGGGCCCTGACCGAATCGGTGTTGCGCTACGGCCGCGAGATCGGCTTCGCCGCCGCCTCCATCTACGCCTCGGCAGCCGAATCGCGCGGCGCGTGGGACTCCCGACTCGAGGCGCTGGTCGTCGACGCCGTGGTTCGCGGCGACACCGGCCCACAACTGCTCTCGCGGGCCGCGGCCCTCAACTGGGATTCCGATGCACCGGCGACGGTCATCGTCGGCATCCCCCCGCCCGAACAGAACGTGTCGGTACCGTTGGCCATCCACAACACCGCCAAACAGTTCGACCGCTCGGCACTGTCGGTGGTGCAGGGCAAATTCCTCGTCGCCATCGTCAGCGGCAGCATCCGACCGACCGAACGATTCGTCACCGCGCTGCTCACCCACTTCGCCGACGGTCCGGTGGTGATCGGTCCCACGATGCCCAACCTGGGCAGCGCGCACACCAGCGCGGACGAGGCGATGTCCGGGATCACCGCCGTGGTGGGTTGGCCCAACGCCCCTCGCCCGGTGCACAGCCTCGAGCTCCTACCCGAACGCGCGCTCAACGGTGATGCCACCGCCACGACCGCTCTGACCGATCAACTGGTGCGTCCGCTGGCGAAAGGGGGCAGCACGCTGAATGCGACTTTGGAGGCATACCTCGACTCCGGTGGGTCGGTCGAGAGTTGTGCCCGTCTTCTGTATATCCATCCAAATACCGTTCGTTACAGACTGAAGAAGATTGCGGAAATCACAGGTCGCGATCCGACAAACCCGCGCGATGCGTATGTACTGAGGATCGCGGGCACTGTGGGTCGATTGACACACTTCCAAAACGAATCACCCTCTCACGCCACATAGGTCACATCAGCAACAGGCCGTTTTCCACGTTTGTGCACGTCAAGCTCATCAGGACACGGTTTCATAACGCATCTCGGAGTGGTGACGAACCAGGTACCCCTTCGATGAACTTTGTGGAAACCCCACAAATCCGTGCCACAAGGTTCATGGGCTACAACACCCGCAAAACGGGCTCCGACAGTGTTCTCTGGTCACGTGCTCACGATGCTTGCGCCCGGCCAGGGCTCTCAGACACCAGGGATGCTGACCACATGGTTGGAACTCGCGGGTGCGCGCGACCAACTCGCGACGTGGTCGAAGCTGACGAGACTCGACCTCGAACGGCTCGGCACCACCGCGACCGCGGAGGAGATCACCGATACCGCGGTCACCCAGCCACTCGTCGTCGCGGCCGCGCTGCTCGCCTTCGACGAGTACCGCAAACGCACCGAACTACCCGTCGACGCCATCGTCGCCGGCCACTCGGTGGGCGAACTCGCCGCTGCCGCGATCACCGGTGTGATCAGCGCCGACGAGGCCGTCACCCTGGCGGCGGTACGTGGCGCGGCGATGGCGAAGGCCTGCGCGGCGGAGCCCACCACGATGGCGGCGGT containing:
- a CDS encoding peroxiredoxin, whose amino-acid sequence is MSGEVAEQSSSLLAVGDTAPDFELRDQNNQRVSLSALRADGQVLLVFFPLAFTGTCQGELGYIRDHEPSFVRDGLRTVAISVGPPPTHKVWASAQGFLFPLLADFWPHGEVARTYGAFNEVSGYANRATFLVDRDGVIRFSNMLEPGQARDASLWDEALLAAGENGAARSPR
- a CDS encoding GmrSD restriction endonuclease domain-containing protein yields the protein MPKTAPIRRRSLLLLGVLIAAVAGLVAVGAMSDPSDGSDRVAATPTTVSGPSTRPPALSTSTAPDSTEATTGPSASARRAIATLETLAVKGRAPRTGYEREQFGQAWSDDVTVADGHNGCDTRNDILRRDLTDIALKTGTRDCVVASGMLDDLYTGQRISFVRGEQTSAQVQIDHVVALSDAWQKGAQQLSAEQRRDFANDPRNLQAVAGAANQRKGDGDAATWLPPNKTYRCTYVSRQIAVKALYHLWVTQAEKDAMTRVLTECAGTTASTPATTTASTPPVTTADPSGYYPSCAAARAAGAAPLFVGQPGYRTGLDGDGVACE
- a CDS encoding putative protein N(5)-glutamine methyltransferase, giving the protein MITADRPGVLERTTDRLRAAGCVFAEEEAQLMLTHATDERELAGWLARRVTGEPLEVVLGRMTFCGLTVLVDTGVFVPRRRTEWLVRQTVAVTRPGSVVVDLCCGTGAIGLVVSRDVPDIRLYACDIDPVAVRCATRNIGPLGGQTFCGDLFDPLPDALRGSVDSIVVNAPYVPTADVAKMPSEARDHEPRHTLDGGADGVEYHRRIGAAAGAWLRPGGHVLLETGAAQAALTAEALSEHGLLTSVASSEELSATVVTGRQRGR
- a CDS encoding helix-turn-helix transcriptional regulator, producing MLETSARLLALLSLLQTRREWSGTELAERLNITTRTVRRDIDKLRELGYPVDATVGVGGGYRLGAGAEMPPLLLDDQEVLAVALGLNEITTGSVSDMAEASAGALTKLRQVMPSRLRHRLDALTMEAVPRETRYPVSGETLTEIATACHRAERLRFDYRRSDGTESRREIEPYRLVRSGLRWYLIGWDLRREDWRSFRVDRMDPKTPTGPRFTPRELPEGGASGYLARSLGAVYRRASARVRIHAPLETVAAMVHDEWGTIEASDENSCELVLVSTSLVNIARWLRAFDADFTILEPRELVDECRAVARYHDDVAIRYRRAADAAEAS
- a CDS encoding DUF3052 domain-containing protein; translation: MVAATESSSAGDNSAHKLGFTSGMVVQELGWDEDTDDELRADIEDVIGEEMLDEDAQEVIDVVVLWWRDGDGDLVDALMDAIGPLADDGYVWVFSPKTGTDGHVDPSEIAESAPTAGLTQTNVLSLGRWSGSRLVQPKSRKRA
- a CDS encoding family 1 glycosylhydrolase; the encoded protein is MLGGIQLPGARRVTWLAAVVPAIVVVLATSVAAPAGAGPAPTPLPGDFVWGVSSSGFQSEGSSPDSNWRRYAMSGRTHDRVGTSVDFRHRYRDDIARAARLGVGVYRVGVEWARIEPRPGVIDHGELTYYDDVIATIVAAGMRPMITLDHWVYPGWIADRGGWADPATPARWLRNARRVVDRYARFHPYWITINEPFTYATNEIRLGAISPAAVPAMVDRLVTVHRAIYRHIHRRDPAAMVSSNVAYIPTVEPLLDTRFLDRVADSLDFIGIDYYYSVSPGNTNAWHAATDEQWLAPVAADGLYYALRDYARRYPDMPLYVVESGMPTRDGAQRPDGYRRGDHLRDLVYWLQRARGDGVDVIGYNYWSLTDNYEWGSYTPRFGLYSVDVTTDPTLTRRPTDAVAAYRRITATNGVPTGYRPSRPAEFCSLVAAPSSCLEPVR
- a CDS encoding aldo/keto reductase, which translates into the protein MSTDLPTVELSTGTLIPQLGLGVWQADDADTEHAVQFAIGAAGYRHIDTAAAYGNEAAVGRGIVTSGVDRSEVFVTTKLWNADHGRDRAHAAIDASLARLGLDHVDLYLIHWPLQNTDRLIETWRAMAEIRDVGKASAIGVSNFEPHHLDTIVDATGEVPAVNQVELHPRLGQTAVREYCTSRGIAVEAWSPLGGSGAGWGADSSPNTLLTDPTLTRIGERYDRSAAQVMVRWHLQNGVIAIPKSVHDKRIAQNIDVLDFELDTDDLAAIAALDTGERVGAHPDALDLGARE